The following nucleotide sequence is from Anabaena sphaerica FACHB-251.
TTTCTTCGTAACATTTCTGGTTTAATGCGCCGCAAGGCTGATGCTGGAAATCGTCTATCCCACTCCTCATCTGTGATTTGCGCTAATTCTACCAGCTTGGGTGCTAAATTTTCAGGATAAGGCTGAAAATCTGCCACATCAGTTACCTGAGCAAAACGCTGATTCCAAGGACATACATCTTGACAAATATCACAACCAGCAACCCATCCTTGCAAATGGGGTTTTACTTCTTCTGGCAATGTTTCCGAACGGTTTTCGATGGTATGATAGGCAATACACTTGTTAGCATCGACTACAAACGGCTCAGTAATTGCGCCAGTAGGACAAGCCTGTATACATCTTGTACAAGTTCCACAATGTTGTGTAGCTGGGCGATTCCTACGGAGCGCTTCGCTATCGCTTTCTAGTTCTATATTAGTTAATACTTCTCCTAAAAATACCCAAGACCCATACTCCCTGGTAATTACATTACCATTTTTGGCGATCCAACCGATACCAGCTTTTTGCGCCCAAACTTTATCTTGTACTGGTCCTGTGTCTGCGTAATATCTAGCTTTTATCCCTTCTCTTTGTGATTCTAACCAGGTAGCCAGTTGCTTGAGCTTCTTGTGCAGTATCTTATGATAGTCCCGTCCCCAGCCATAGCGGGAAATTTTCGCGTATTCTTCACCTTCCGGGCGTTGATGTGGTGTGTAATAATTCAGCGCCACACAGACAAGCGATCGCACTTCTGGCATCACTAACCGAACATCCTGACGTTTTGGGTTTCCCATCCACTCCATATCAGCGTGATAACCCATTGCCATCCATGTTTGCAACTTTTGAGCCTCTGTAGCGTCTACGTCTTCTACAGCAGCAATACCCACTTTGTGAAAGCCTAACTCTTTAACTTTCTCTTTGATGACACTGCTAGTTAAGGCACACTCATTCATTTTGGTGATCTAAAATTTTGCCACTTGGCTGCACTGCGATTATACACAATACCATCGATACATTCATTTGATTTTGCTACTCCAACCATATGTAAATTTTATTTGCAATTTGTTAAGAAATGATGCAGAATAGCTTACAAGAGGTCAAGCAACGCAGAGTGATGCCAACCTCCCACGAATTAACGGCTTACTTAGTTAATAAACTGTGGTGAACATCATGACTTTCACTTCTGATTCAGCTTCAACCCGCTTTTCTGGTGCTTTCAACTACAGCAACCAAACAGTTGATGTTGTAACTTCAACCATTGCTGTATTTAAAGCTCTCAGCGTGGATGACCAACTAGCAGTCCTTTGGTACGCTTACACAGAAATGGGTAAATCCATTACCCCAGCCGCTACAGGTGTAGCTAGATTGCAGTTAGCAGAAGGTTTATTGAATCAAATTAAACAAATGTCTAATGCAGAGCAGTTGGAAGCGATGCGTGATTTAGCTGCTCAAAAAAATTCTCAATTTTCTCGTGCTTACGGAATTCTTAGTGCTAATACCAAGTTAGCTTTTTGGTACGAATTAGCAGAATTAATGGCCAAGGGTTTTGTCGTACCTGTACCAGCAGGTTATCAGATTTCCCGTGATGGCGCACAAGTTTTACAAACTCTCAAAGAATTAGATTTTGGTCAACAAATCACCGTTTTCCGCAAAGTAGTCACAGATATGGGTGTTGATCCCCTAGCTGACTAATCGCTGATATTCTCCCAACCTCAATGTATTTTTAAATTTTTATTCCCAGGTAATGACTTGGGAATAATTTATTTTTTTAAAAAAACGTAATAATTAATGAGATGCCCAACTTATTTGAGAAGTCGGGCATCTATGTGACAACCTATTACAAACCTAAAAATATGAATATTGCTATTGAAGGAATTGCAGAACCAACTATATTGAATTATTTTAATACTTTAAACGCAGGTGATTTTACAGCCACTGCGGCCTTATTTGCTGAAGATGGTGTGATGTATCCACCTTTGGAGTCTGCTGTTGTAGGACCAGAGGCGATCGCTTCCTATCTTGAGCGAGAAGCGCAAGACATTAAAGCCGAACCCCAGCAAGGAATTATTGATAATTTAGCAGATCACCACATTCAACTTCAAGTTACAGGGAAAGCCCATACCTCTTGGTGTAGTGTTAATGTTTTGTGGTTATTTATCCTTAACCCACAACGGGAAATTATCGAAGCCAAAATCAAACTTTTAGCTTCACCCCAAGACTTACTTTCCCTACGGCCACCTAACAAGGAATATACAGTTGTTCCAGAAATAATTTGATTATCCTTTGGTAACAGTTGGTTGAGCCAAAGAACGCAATAACAATCTTCTACCTAGCTCAATATCTGAGGGCGCACATTGCCAATCTGGGTGTGCGGTCATTAACAAACTATCTAAAGTTTCTTGATCAAAAAGATGCCACACAGGAGCATCATTGATTCTAGCTTCTAGAGCATAGCAGTTAGGAGCAATGCAGCGAATCATGCAACGGCTGGAGATTCTAGCCAAACTCATCATCTCTCCTGGTTCTAGAGAGCGAAATTTGCGAATTACTTCTTTAAACTCATCAAAAGAAGACACTATCAACCCAGGAAGAGCTAATGTTACCTTTTTTTCTCCATTCACCGCAATCCAGTAATGACGACTAGGGTCGATACCTTCTAACCAAGGTGATTCATCGTCAAGACGATAGCGGGGTGATAAGCAAAATAAAGGTTCCATAAGCAAAGTGATAAATTTGGTATCAACTTCAGGCTCTTCGTTAACACAAAAAGCAGCCTTAATATATTAAGTATTCGATAACTATCACTAATAAATCAAATAAATTTAGCAAAAGTTATTAATGTTATTCATATTTCTTAATAAATCACCGTCTTTAGGCAAGAGCTTGTCAATTAACCAGTTCTGGTATGGTAGTTTCTAACTTTAGACAGTTAGCACCATCAACCTGCAACCGATACTCTACCTTGTCCATGAGACGATTCATAATCAACCACCCATAACCACCTTCTTGTTTTTGCGTAGGATTGGGAGGAAAGTAGGTAGACATATCAAAACCATTACCATAGTCCCAAATTTCGATCGCTAATTTCCGCTCTTTTAGTTCCAAACGCAGTAAAATCGGTAAGCTAGGCTGATCTTTGTGAGCATGACGCACAGCGTTGGAGTAAGCTTCAACCAACGCCAAGCGCAAACGACCTGATTGCTCTGACCAATCCACAGAGTCCCCCAGATGGATTTTCAAGCATCCCAACAACCAAGTTTCGACGATATTTACAAAACTCAAATCACTTGGTACATGAAGCTCACTTTTCATGAGTTACAAAACCTCCAGGGAGAGTATAGTTTGGTCATCTTCTTGCAGATGATTATCTGTTTGAATACAAGTTAGTAAATGTTCCAGAGAAAAAGGTTGAGGTTGCTCTTGTATAAGTTGCCAAAGACCTTCTTGATTTAGCATAGAAGAGTTAATTGGCTGACCGCTACTATCAGTTTTTATAGATGATTCTGAATTTAGTGATACTTTCGCTTCCGTAATACCATCACTAGCTAATAGCAATGTGTCTCCAGGAGCCAAAATCAATCGGCCTGGCTGTGACTGCCACTTGGGTAAAATTCCCAAGGGAACGCTGCGGACTTTGAGGTAATGAGGTTGAGTAACTAAAGTTGCTGAGTGTGACCACAAGAGAGGATATATATGACCAGCATTAGCATAGACAAGCTCTTTGGTCGCTCTGTTGTAAGATGCAATCACAAGAGTAATAAAATAATTGTTACTCATTAAATCATCAGCCAGAGCATAGTTGAGATTTTGCATGACCATATTCGGCTCGGCTGGTGATTGTTGAGATAATTCCCGACGCAACAGAGAAATAGCACTGGCCATGAATAGAGCCGCTGGCACGCCTTTACCGGAAACATCACCGACAGCCAGCCACAAGTCACCTTGAGGATGGACAAAGACCTCAAAAAAATCTCCTCCTACTTCCCGTGCAGGATAACAGCAAGCTTGTACTTTGACACCATCAAACTCAGGTAAGGTTTGACGGAGGAGATTATTTTGAATTTGGCGGGCTACTTGCAATTCAACCCGGATTTGCTGTTGTTTTTCTTGCAGGCTTTGGTAGAGTTTAGCTTGGGAGAGGGCTAAAGCAGCTTGTTCTGCCACATCTGTAATAAGTTGAATATCTTCCTCTTGCCAAGGTTGTTCACTTCCCCATTGATAGAGAGTCATCACAGCTAGTAAGTGCTGCTGGTAACTAAATGGGACAACTAGGTAGTGATAAGGATTTTGATTATGTGTATCTTGAGCTAACTGATATTTTTGGGTGTGGAAAACTTCTTCAATTAAAGGGATAGGGACTAAAAGTGAAGTAATGGCTGGGGATTTAGGATCGTGATAGGAAAATTGAGTTGGTGTCAAGCGATCGCCCTCTACCAGTCTCAACAAACAACTGGTAACAGCAAATGTTTGTCCAATAGTAACGACAATCTTTTGTAAGATGCTGTCATAGTCCAAAGATTCCCGAATTGCCGTTGTCACAGCATTAAATAAAGATTCTCGTTGCAGAGCATTACGCAGTTCTTTTGTCCGCTTTTTAACTAAATTATAAGTATCCCGTCCCTGCTCAACTAATGCCTTGAGTTGTTCAGGTTTCCAAGGTTTAGTGATGTATTTGAATACCTGACCAGAGTTGATAGCATCTACCAAATCTTCAACATCAGTAAAACCAGTTAGTAAAATCCGAATTGTATCGGGAAAATTCTCCACTGTCCGACTAAACAATTCTGTGCCGTTCATATCTGGCATTCTTTGGTCAGAGATAATCACAGCCATCTCCCCAACTTGGTCTAATATTGCCAAAGCATGATGGGCATTATTTGCTTTATATACTTTAAAGTCTCGCCAAAAAGTGCGGTAAAGCAAGTCCAAGTTATCTGGCTCATCATCTACCACCATGAGCTTGAGCTTTTCTACCACTTTCTGTGTCATACATATTTGACTATATTTTTAGATACTTTAATAGCAAGATACAGCAGGTGACAGGTGACAGTGTTAAAAGCCTTTCATTGTCTAAGTTTGAGTTTTGGTTAATGTCCTAATCGCCTTGTCTACGGCTATATCACCAATTTTATAAGAAAATAGGCTAAAAAACCCGAAGTTGAAACCTATAAATCTAAAAAAGTTTTTAGGTTTCAACGTCTTTTGACATACCTCCTCGTCCTCAAGTCCGAGGATTCCTTAACGCTTCATTGGGTTGTGCTATCGAAATAGTCTTACCATCCCTCGACGTTCGTTTATAGTCTCCTAATGCCCTATGGCGACTATATCTAGTACCATAAAGCCGTCCTTCTAGGACGGGGCTTGTATCCCATATTTTTTCAGTGGGCGATTTAGCAAGATCCCACTCACTAATTAGCCGTTCCTAGCCCACAATTCCAGAACGCAAAGCGCGTACTGCTGCTTGGGTGCGGTCATCAGCAGATAGCTTGTTAAGAATATTACGAACATGAGTTTTTACAGTCCCAATTGTGATATACAATCTTTCGGCGATGAGTGCATTGCTACAACCTTCGACTATTAACTGTAATACTTCTAATTCCCTATCTGTGAGGGCGTAAGGTTCGATAGACTGCTGATTTTCCTCTGATTCTAAAGAGTTTGCAAAGGTTTTGGTATATGAGGATACAGCTAATTTATTCGGATTTTGCTGTGCTTGTTGTAATACGATTCTGGCGATCGCTGGATCAATCCAAGCATAGCCATTGTAAGTTACTCGCACTGCTTCCAGCAAATTGTCATAGTTGATATCCTTCATACAGTAGGAGTCTGCACCTGCGGCAAAAGCTGCCAATACGGATTCCTTATTATCCTGTAGAGTCAAAATTAACACTTTTGTATTTAGCTCTTCAGTTTCAGTAATACTTTTTAGCTCTTTTGTTAGCTCAATTCCATCCTTATCTGGTAAACCAATATCGACAATAGCAATATCTGGTTGCACTGTTTTTAACATTTTTAGCCCCTCCGCAGCGGTGGTAGCTTCCCCAACAATTTCAATTTCTGTCTTTTGCAAAAGTGCTGTCCGAATGCCCACACGGGTGAGATCATGATCTTCAATTAGCGCGATGCGAATTTTACTCATAGTCAACTAATGCCTGTTAATACTCAGTTTTACACTCCTCACGCCTAAAAAGCATGAGATCATTAATTTACAATCAAGTTCAACAACTTTGCCCAACTTGCCTTAAATTACCTAGAGAGTAATTACTAGGAACATCTCACCTCTATACTTTATATTAAATAACAATACTCTAAATTGTAAACAAGTTAGATTTGGCGCTTCATAGAGATTGATAAACTTTAAAAAGATTATGGCTATTTTTAGCTAAAACAGCAAGAAGCCTCTCACCTACCCGTTCGCGCAGCGTGCCGTAAGCATAGGGAGGTGATGAGATGAATTGCCAGATAAAAACGAGACACGCCTTGACCACATCAAACCGCAGGTTTGACAGGGAGAGGGGTAGTTGAATTTTTATCAATTTC
It contains:
- the queG gene encoding tRNA epoxyqueuosine(34) reductase QueG; translated protein: MNECALTSSVIKEKVKELGFHKVGIAAVEDVDATEAQKLQTWMAMGYHADMEWMGNPKRQDVRLVMPEVRSLVCVALNYYTPHQRPEGEEYAKISRYGWGRDYHKILHKKLKQLATWLESQREGIKARYYADTGPVQDKVWAQKAGIGWIAKNGNVITREYGSWVFLGEVLTNIELESDSEALRRNRPATQHCGTCTRCIQACPTGAITEPFVVDANKCIAYHTIENRSETLPEEVKPHLQGWVAGCDICQDVCPWNQRFAQVTDVADFQPYPENLAPKLVELAQITDEEWDRRFPASALRRIKPEMLRRNARANLDASRLKNDPESNNL
- a CDS encoding orange carotenoid protein N-terminal domain-containing protein, with protein sequence MTFTSDSASTRFSGAFNYSNQTVDVVTSTIAVFKALSVDDQLAVLWYAYTEMGKSITPAATGVARLQLAEGLLNQIKQMSNAEQLEAMRDLAAQKNSQFSRAYGILSANTKLAFWYELAELMAKGFVVPVPAGYQISRDGAQVLQTLKELDFGQQITVFRKVVTDMGVDPLAD
- a CDS encoding nuclear transport factor 2 family protein — encoded protein: MNIAIEGIAEPTILNYFNTLNAGDFTATAALFAEDGVMYPPLESAVVGPEAIASYLEREAQDIKAEPQQGIIDNLADHHIQLQVTGKAHTSWCSVNVLWLFILNPQREIIEAKIKLLASPQDLLSLRPPNKEYTVVPEII
- a CDS encoding ATP-binding protein — encoded protein: MKSELHVPSDLSFVNIVETWLLGCLKIHLGDSVDWSEQSGRLRLALVEAYSNAVRHAHKDQPSLPILLRLELKERKLAIEIWDYGNGFDMSTYFPPNPTQKQEGGYGWLIMNRLMDKVEYRLQVDGANCLKLETTIPELVN
- a CDS encoding SpoIIE family protein phosphatase produces the protein MTQKVVEKLKLMVVDDEPDNLDLLYRTFWRDFKVYKANNAHHALAILDQVGEMAVIISDQRMPDMNGTELFSRTVENFPDTIRILLTGFTDVEDLVDAINSGQVFKYITKPWKPEQLKALVEQGRDTYNLVKKRTKELRNALQRESLFNAVTTAIRESLDYDSILQKIVVTIGQTFAVTSCLLRLVEGDRLTPTQFSYHDPKSPAITSLLVPIPLIEEVFHTQKYQLAQDTHNQNPYHYLVVPFSYQQHLLAVMTLYQWGSEQPWQEEDIQLITDVAEQAALALSQAKLYQSLQEKQQQIRVELQVARQIQNNLLRQTLPEFDGVKVQACCYPAREVGGDFFEVFVHPQGDLWLAVGDVSGKGVPAALFMASAISLLRRELSQQSPAEPNMVMQNLNYALADDLMSNNYFITLVIASYNRATKELVYANAGHIYPLLWSHSATLVTQPHYLKVRSVPLGILPKWQSQPGRLILAPGDTLLLASDGITEAKVSLNSESSIKTDSSGQPINSSMLNQEGLWQLIQEQPQPFSLEHLLTCIQTDNHLQEDDQTILSLEVL
- a CDS encoding response regulator produces the protein MSKIRIALIEDHDLTRVGIRTALLQKTEIEIVGEATTAAEGLKMLKTVQPDIAIVDIGLPDKDGIELTKELKSITETEELNTKVLILTLQDNKESVLAAFAAGADSYCMKDINYDNLLEAVRVTYNGYAWIDPAIARIVLQQAQQNPNKLAVSSYTKTFANSLESEENQQSIEPYALTDRELEVLQLIVEGCSNALIAERLYITIGTVKTHVRNILNKLSADDRTQAAVRALRSGIVG